Proteins co-encoded in one Spirosoma endbachense genomic window:
- a CDS encoding DUF6814 family protein → MDAIKKYLGIVWILLGVYAGYDRITDSLTKIASDKLEDRVFGWVVLCVLVPIVVGGLILFGTYAWQEEYDE, encoded by the coding sequence ATGGATGCAATCAAAAAATACCTGGGCATAGTCTGGATTCTTCTTGGTGTATATGCAGGCTACGACCGAATCACCGATAGTCTGACAAAAATCGCCAGTGACAAACTCGAAGACCGTGTTTTCGGCTGGGTGGTACTCTGTGTGCTCGTACCCATTGTCGTTGGCGGGCTAATTCTATTTGGCACATATGCCTGGCAAGAGGAATACGACGAATAA
- a CDS encoding DUF349 domain-containing protein, with protein sequence MANQEQEINQQPDTNNQATGELAVNTPEDTTTQSTPEVEGTETTSESAEVSMAETQPEPAGADDTNLTSTDIPAVNTVPEVAPVEAIDTSEVPTPADPADVTDTSAAESQDEPEASVEKTDEPIAEAEIEPAVAEVPAEEPVAELAQEATIDDAVPASEETAVESDVVASEPPVSDEVTAQYADITDAEDDASIHSSVDYSQFSKQDFVNLLETQLATISVAAVTPGDFKKADQVLKEVKPLFDQMKRAEREAALQAYVAETGADEGFEYKYDETIQRFDELYKLIKSQKNTYFQNLDKAKDTNFAAKTELLTRLRELVETDENNAGDPKVSWNEFKKIQDEWKAAGNMNSPHNATLWATYHALVDRYYSNRNIYFELKELDRKRNATLKAEVIEKVEAMAKAAEETSVTRQTIDEANALFEEYKHIGPAPKAEQEVLWGRMKVALDVLYDKRRDQTNEQRKESAQLYEEKSAIYEELIPLTSFSSNSINDWNDKTKAVMALQDRWNAIKGPMPRDEGKELSKKFWAALKTFFHNKGEFFKQLESKREENLRAKTELCEQVEAILASGEESPEITQTVIELQRQWKNIGQVPEKQKNSIFDRFKAACDAFFNKKRSKNQETEREFEANLAKKITLIERIEAAANENADLSELNEFKKEWNAIGFVPKKDMQSTQKRYINAVNALVGSTGKIPAKDKERVMLQNEAEVTRSGGRDRGDFNRGGDRDSGGNKRENDIRRRITSIENDIATYRNNIEFFARSKNADKLRAEIDRKIADAEKQLDDLRHQLRVAQA encoded by the coding sequence ATGGCAAACCAAGAACAGGAAATTAACCAGCAGCCAGACACCAATAATCAGGCTACCGGCGAGCTGGCAGTTAATACTCCCGAAGATACCACGACGCAATCCACACCGGAAGTCGAGGGTACGGAAACTACGTCCGAATCGGCGGAAGTTTCAATGGCTGAAACACAGCCCGAACCCGCTGGTGCCGACGACACCAATTTAACATCTACCGACATCCCCGCTGTCAATACAGTTCCCGAGGTTGCTCCAGTTGAGGCTATCGACACGTCAGAAGTGCCTACCCCAGCTGATCCTGCCGACGTTACCGATACGTCGGCAGCCGAATCGCAGGATGAGCCAGAAGCCTCCGTCGAGAAGACGGATGAGCCAATCGCTGAAGCTGAGATAGAACCGGCCGTTGCTGAGGTTCCTGCTGAAGAGCCTGTAGCTGAACTAGCGCAGGAAGCGACTATAGACGATGCGGTTCCAGCATCCGAAGAAACAGCTGTAGAGTCGGATGTAGTGGCTTCGGAGCCTCCTGTCAGTGATGAAGTGACGGCTCAATATGCCGACATCACCGACGCAGAGGACGATGCATCGATTCATTCATCGGTAGATTACAGCCAATTCTCGAAACAGGATTTCGTCAATCTGCTGGAAACGCAACTGGCAACGATCAGTGTAGCGGCTGTTACCCCTGGCGACTTCAAGAAGGCCGATCAGGTGCTTAAAGAAGTTAAGCCGTTGTTCGACCAGATGAAACGGGCCGAACGCGAGGCTGCTTTGCAGGCATATGTTGCTGAAACGGGTGCTGATGAGGGTTTCGAATATAAATATGACGAGACCATTCAGCGGTTTGATGAGCTGTATAAGCTGATCAAGAGCCAGAAAAACACCTATTTCCAGAATTTAGATAAGGCAAAAGATACCAATTTTGCTGCGAAAACGGAGCTGCTGACCCGCTTGCGTGAACTGGTTGAAACCGACGAGAACAATGCCGGTGATCCTAAAGTAAGCTGGAACGAGTTCAAAAAAATTCAGGACGAGTGGAAAGCCGCCGGGAATATGAATTCCCCGCATAATGCTACTCTGTGGGCTACGTATCACGCGCTTGTTGATCGATACTACAGCAACCGGAATATCTATTTTGAGCTAAAAGAACTGGACCGTAAGCGCAACGCTACGCTAAAAGCGGAGGTGATCGAGAAAGTTGAGGCAATGGCAAAAGCTGCTGAGGAAACGTCGGTAACGCGGCAGACCATCGACGAAGCCAACGCCTTGTTCGAAGAATATAAGCACATCGGTCCGGCTCCTAAGGCTGAACAGGAAGTGCTATGGGGCCGGATGAAAGTTGCTCTTGATGTGCTGTACGACAAGCGTCGGGATCAGACCAATGAGCAACGGAAAGAATCCGCACAGCTATACGAAGAAAAATCGGCGATTTACGAAGAACTAATCCCTCTTACGTCGTTCAGCTCGAACAGCATTAACGACTGGAACGATAAGACGAAGGCCGTAATGGCTCTTCAGGATCGCTGGAATGCCATAAAAGGACCAATGCCCCGTGATGAGGGCAAAGAACTGAGCAAAAAGTTCTGGGCTGCGCTGAAAACGTTCTTCCACAACAAAGGGGAATTTTTCAAGCAGTTGGAAAGCAAGCGGGAAGAAAACCTGCGGGCTAAAACGGAGCTTTGCGAACAGGTAGAAGCAATCCTGGCTTCGGGTGAAGAGTCGCCCGAAATCACGCAGACGGTAATCGAACTGCAACGCCAGTGGAAAAACATCGGTCAGGTGCCTGAAAAGCAAAAGAACTCGATCTTTGATCGGTTCAAGGCTGCCTGTGATGCTTTCTTCAATAAAAAACGCTCGAAAAATCAGGAAACGGAACGCGAGTTTGAAGCAAATCTTGCGAAGAAAATAACGTTGATTGAGCGTATTGAAGCCGCTGCCAATGAAAATGCTGACCTCTCTGAACTAAACGAGTTCAAAAAAGAGTGGAATGCTATTGGATTCGTACCGAAGAAAGACATGCAGTCTACCCAGAAACGCTATATCAATGCAGTCAACGCACTGGTTGGGTCGACAGGTAAAATTCCGGCTAAAGACAAAGAGCGGGTTATGCTCCAGAACGAAGCTGAAGTGACGCGTTCTGGTGGTCGCGACCGGGGGGATTTCAATCGGGGTGGTGATCGCGATAGCGGAGGTAACAAGCGTGAGAACGATATTCGTCGGCGCATTACATCCATTGAAAACGACATTGCTACCTATCGGAACAATATTGAGTTTTTTGCCCGTTCGAAGAATGCTGACAAACTTCGGGCTGAAATCGACCGTAAAATTGCTGATGCTGAGAAGCAACTAGACGATTTACGCCATCAGTTACGAGTAGCGCAGGCGTAA
- a CDS encoding response regulator: MKMLPLQVLLVDDDDEDRQLIREALTTAIDHILIEEMATGEELIKWLAHRRSLPSTEMRKESALVTIILLDMHMPKLTGLETLQSLGDTRDLAYMPVVLLTSSISEPLKQQAYEHGIHLYMVKPAGASGFYRVVEAVKLCYRDTLRMRDQNALS; this comes from the coding sequence ATGAAAATGCTTCCATTACAGGTTTTGTTAGTCGATGATGATGACGAGGATCGCCAACTGATTCGCGAAGCTTTAACTACGGCTATTGATCATATCCTGATTGAGGAAATGGCCACTGGAGAGGAGCTAATAAAATGGCTGGCACATCGAAGAAGCCTGCCTTCAACGGAGATGCGTAAGGAGAGTGCTTTGGTGACCATCATTCTTCTGGATATGCATATGCCTAAGCTAACAGGTCTGGAAACACTGCAATCCTTAGGCGACACGAGAGATCTGGCTTACATGCCTGTGGTCCTGTTAACTTCGTCAATAAGCGAACCGCTCAAGCAGCAAGCCTATGAACATGGCATTCATTTATACATGGTAAAACCTGCAGGGGCCAGCGGCTTTTACCGGGTTGTAGAAGCCGTTAAGCTGTGTTACCGGGATACGCTACGAATGCGGGACCAAAACGCCTTAAGTTAA
- the acs gene encoding acetate--CoA ligase has product MRIRTFDEYKTAYQKSVEDPEAFWAEVAQNFQWRKPWTKTLQWNFTEPNVKWFIGGKLNITENCLDRHLAERGDQPAIIWEPNDPNEAGVTLTYRMLHDQVCRFANVLKRNGVVKGDRVCIYMPMVPELAISVLACARIGAIHSVVFGGFSAQSIADRINDAQCKVVITADGAYRGNKEIPLKSTVDDALIGCPSVEKVIVLTRTRTPVSMLKGRDVWWEQELKQVTADCPAEEMDAEDMLFILYTSGSTGKPKGVVHTCGGYMVYAAYTFQNVFQYEGAGDTAAQVFFCTADIGWITGHSYIVYGPLASGATSLIFEGVPTYPDCGRFWDITDKHKVNILYTAPTAIRSLMGFGLEKVENHDLSSLKVLGSVGEPINEEAWHWYDDNIGKNRCPIVDTWWQTETGGILISPLAGITKTKPTFATLPLPGIQPILVDENGKEIEGNGVSGNLCMKFPWPGILRTTYGDHERCRQTYFATYPGLYFTGDGCLRDEDGYYRITGRVDDVLNVSGHRIGTAEVENAINMHTGVVESAVVGYPHDIKGQGIYAYVITDQMPADHDADLTKRDILATVSRVIGPIAKPDKIQFVTGLPKTRSGKIMRRILRKIAEGDTGNLGDTSTLLDPAVVDEIRAGAI; this is encoded by the coding sequence ATGCGTATCCGAACCTTTGACGAATACAAAACTGCATACCAAAAAAGTGTCGAAGATCCCGAGGCCTTCTGGGCTGAGGTTGCTCAGAATTTTCAATGGCGCAAACCCTGGACCAAAACGCTGCAATGGAACTTCACCGAACCAAACGTCAAGTGGTTTATTGGCGGAAAACTCAACATTACGGAAAACTGTCTTGACCGACACCTTGCTGAACGGGGCGACCAGCCTGCCATCATCTGGGAACCTAATGATCCAAATGAGGCCGGGGTAACACTAACGTACCGGATGCTTCATGATCAGGTTTGCCGGTTTGCCAATGTATTGAAACGGAATGGCGTCGTTAAAGGCGATCGTGTCTGTATTTACATGCCCATGGTGCCCGAACTGGCCATTTCCGTGTTGGCCTGTGCTCGTATTGGTGCTATTCATTCGGTCGTTTTTGGAGGGTTCTCAGCCCAGAGTATTGCCGACAGGATCAATGACGCCCAATGCAAAGTGGTTATCACGGCCGATGGCGCGTATCGCGGCAACAAGGAAATTCCACTGAAAAGTACCGTCGATGATGCGCTGATCGGTTGCCCAAGCGTTGAGAAAGTAATTGTGCTGACTCGTACCCGCACGCCGGTTTCGATGCTGAAAGGCCGCGATGTATGGTGGGAACAGGAACTCAAACAAGTCACTGCCGACTGCCCGGCCGAGGAAATGGATGCGGAAGACATGCTGTTCATTCTCTACACGTCCGGCTCTACGGGTAAACCGAAAGGCGTTGTTCATACCTGTGGAGGGTACATGGTCTATGCAGCCTATACGTTCCAGAATGTATTTCAGTATGAAGGAGCCGGGGACACGGCTGCCCAGGTATTTTTCTGCACGGCTGACATCGGCTGGATCACGGGGCATAGTTATATCGTCTATGGTCCGCTAGCTTCCGGAGCAACTTCGCTCATTTTTGAAGGAGTCCCCACCTACCCTGACTGCGGTCGATTCTGGGACATTACGGACAAGCATAAAGTCAATATTCTTTATACGGCTCCTACGGCGATTCGCTCGCTGATGGGATTTGGGCTGGAAAAAGTCGAAAACCATGACCTGAGTAGTTTGAAGGTATTGGGTTCCGTGGGTGAGCCTATCAACGAAGAAGCCTGGCACTGGTACGATGACAATATTGGCAAGAATCGCTGCCCGATTGTCGATACGTGGTGGCAAACCGAAACCGGTGGCATTCTGATTTCGCCACTGGCTGGTATAACCAAAACGAAACCGACCTTTGCGACACTACCACTACCCGGTATTCAGCCGATTCTGGTGGACGAGAACGGCAAGGAAATCGAGGGCAATGGCGTAAGCGGAAATCTGTGCATGAAGTTTCCCTGGCCGGGTATTCTGCGCACCACGTACGGTGATCACGAACGATGCCGTCAAACGTACTTTGCGACCTATCCGGGTCTGTATTTCACTGGCGACGGTTGCCTTCGCGACGAAGACGGCTATTATCGCATTACAGGCCGGGTAGACGATGTCCTGAATGTGTCGGGCCACCGCATCGGTACGGCAGAGGTCGAGAATGCAATCAACATGCACACAGGCGTGGTAGAGAGCGCAGTGGTCGGTTACCCGCACGACATCAAAGGTCAGGGAATTTACGCCTATGTCATCACCGATCAAATGCCAGCTGACCACGATGCCGACCTGACCAAGCGCGACATTCTGGCTACCGTAAGCCGGGTTATTGGCCCTATTGCCAAACCCGATAAAATTCAGTTCGTAACGGGCTTGCCAAAAACGCGCTCCGGTAAGATCATGCGCCGGATTCTGCGCAAGATTGCCGAGGGCGATACGGGCAACCTGGGTGATACATCGACACTGCTCGATCCGGCTGTAGTTGACGAGATCAGGGCGGGAGCAATATAA
- the pdxH gene encoding pyridoxamine 5'-phosphate oxidase codes for MPSTISDLRKEYSLNGLDTTDVLSDPIAQFQVWFNDALEAKVPEPNAMYVSTVTADGRPDGRIVLLKGVSEDGFVFFTNYESRKGQELANHPFATLTFFYQELERQIRIEGQVVKVSSDESDAYFSSRPRGSQIGAWVSHQSLVIESREVLENRQHELETQFADGPVPRPSYWGGYRVIPDAIEFWQGRPSRLHDRIRYRKEAENWLIERLAP; via the coding sequence ATGCCATCAACAATCAGTGACTTACGTAAAGAATATTCGCTAAACGGTTTGGATACAACTGATGTTTTATCTGACCCGATCGCTCAGTTTCAAGTCTGGTTTAATGATGCACTAGAGGCTAAGGTTCCTGAGCCAAACGCTATGTACGTCAGCACCGTTACAGCAGATGGCCGACCCGATGGACGGATAGTTTTGCTCAAAGGTGTATCGGAGGATGGCTTCGTCTTCTTTACGAATTATGAAAGCCGTAAAGGTCAGGAACTTGCCAACCATCCGTTTGCCACGCTTACCTTCTTTTATCAGGAACTCGAACGCCAGATTCGCATTGAAGGTCAGGTTGTAAAGGTGAGTTCCGACGAATCCGATGCCTATTTCAGCAGTCGTCCGCGCGGGAGTCAGATCGGCGCGTGGGTATCACACCAGAGTTTGGTGATCGAGAGCCGCGAGGTGCTGGAAAATCGCCAGCATGAGCTCGAAACACAGTTTGCCGATGGGCCCGTGCCGCGCCCATCCTATTGGGGCGGCTATCGGGTCATTCCCGATGCGATTGAATTCTGGCAGGGGCGCCCCAGCCGACTCCACGACCGAATTCGCTATCGGAAGGAAGCCGAAAACTGGCTCATCGAGCGGCTAGCCCCCTAA
- a CDS encoding MFS transporter, which produces MTGKKAKVQPAISKRTLFSVISASSVGTLIEWYDFYIFGSLAAILSSQFFPKDNPTAALLSTLATFAAGFIVRPFGALVFGRLGDLVGRKYTFLVTLVLMGGSTFAIGLIPGYATIGFWAPLLVLLLRLIQGLALGGEYGGAATYVAEYAPENQRGYYTSFIQTTATLGLFVSLGVILITRELLGVEAFADWGWRVPFILSILLVGVSIIIRMRMAESPLFSKLKTEGKISKNPLAESFGKKQNLKMVLLALFGATAGQGVIWYTGQFYALSFIQKACNVEFVQSNVIVAVALLGATPFFVIFGGLSDRIGRKNIMLAGMLLGVLTYRPIYDKMYSLTDLTTRQELSDAQTISRKLAKQPNGDLLTTSTTSHFYSDGLIAKDIEKTIATSKAPNSPSKPELTKAVVLPSRSFWLMIFLVFIQVLYVTMVYGPIAAFLVELFPTRIRYTSMSLPYHIGNGIFGGLTPFIATALVATATKANEVAPGSVEKPYLEGLWYPILVAGVCFVIGLLYLNNKRYTTADD; this is translated from the coding sequence ATGACCGGCAAAAAAGCCAAAGTCCAACCGGCAATTTCGAAGCGAACTCTATTTAGTGTCATTTCGGCCTCATCGGTCGGAACGCTCATCGAATGGTACGATTTTTACATTTTCGGCAGCCTGGCCGCTATTCTGTCGTCACAGTTTTTCCCGAAAGATAATCCCACAGCGGCTCTTCTATCGACGCTGGCAACCTTTGCGGCCGGATTCATTGTTCGGCCGTTCGGTGCACTTGTTTTTGGGCGATTAGGTGATCTGGTCGGTCGGAAATATACGTTCCTGGTAACGCTCGTACTGATGGGTGGCTCCACGTTCGCCATCGGGCTCATTCCTGGCTATGCAACGATTGGTTTCTGGGCTCCCCTTCTGGTGCTATTGCTCCGACTGATTCAGGGGCTGGCGCTGGGGGGTGAATACGGTGGAGCGGCTACATACGTGGCTGAGTATGCACCCGAAAATCAACGGGGTTATTATACGAGTTTTATCCAGACAACTGCCACCCTGGGCCTTTTCGTATCACTGGGGGTCATTCTGATCACCCGGGAATTGTTGGGTGTCGAAGCGTTTGCCGACTGGGGCTGGCGGGTGCCTTTTATATTGTCTATTCTGTTAGTCGGCGTTTCGATTATCATTCGGATGCGCATGGCCGAATCACCCTTGTTTTCGAAACTAAAAACAGAAGGCAAAATCTCGAAAAATCCGCTGGCCGAAAGCTTCGGTAAGAAGCAAAACCTCAAAATGGTACTGCTTGCTCTATTTGGGGCAACGGCGGGTCAGGGTGTAATCTGGTATACGGGGCAGTTTTACGCCCTGTCATTTATCCAGAAAGCCTGTAATGTCGAGTTTGTTCAGTCCAACGTTATTGTCGCTGTAGCCTTGCTGGGCGCAACACCATTCTTCGTTATTTTCGGCGGGTTGTCGGATCGGATCGGACGCAAGAACATCATGCTGGCGGGTATGTTATTAGGGGTCCTCACCTATCGCCCGATCTACGATAAAATGTATAGTCTGACTGATCTAACCACCAGACAGGAGTTGTCAGACGCACAAACCATCAGCCGTAAACTGGCGAAACAACCAAACGGCGATTTACTTACGACGTCAACAACGTCGCATTTCTATTCGGATGGACTGATTGCGAAAGATATTGAGAAAACAATTGCGACCAGCAAGGCGCCCAATTCGCCGTCCAAACCAGAGCTGACGAAAGCCGTAGTACTCCCCTCACGCAGCTTTTGGCTGATGATATTCCTGGTATTTATTCAGGTGCTCTACGTAACGATGGTCTACGGACCAATTGCGGCTTTTCTGGTCGAGTTATTTCCGACCCGAATTCGCTATACATCGATGTCGTTGCCCTACCACATTGGCAATGGCATTTTTGGCGGACTTACACCTTTTATTGCAACGGCCCTTGTTGCAACGGCAACGAAAGCGAACGAAGTGGCACCAGGATCAGTCGAAAAACCATACCTGGAAGGGCTCTGGTATCCAATTTTGGTAGCTGGCGTTTGTTTTGTGATTGGGCTATTATACCTGAATAACAAACGGTACACGACTGCGGACGATTGA